Proteins from one Rosa chinensis cultivar Old Blush chromosome 7, RchiOBHm-V2, whole genome shotgun sequence genomic window:
- the LOC112177781 gene encoding uncharacterized protein LOC112177781, with product MGRATVTCNAVVPELLNRHNYEHWSSRVGTYLVAKDLWDVVKGKRPTPSTEAENKAWMKKNAKALHAINNSCETEIFPLISKIDTAMEARKVLEKEFFKSEIEETAGENNANNFDRYAPFFDYVMRDDWDNAKECLFGLESDAGNALRATSPYYQSTALHVAASNGHVHIVKELVQLMTPEDLEIKDRIGATPLGALAKTCKVERKAIEMAKYIVEKNYRLVWIPVTFSNRIPVVEACSWSKWELGRYLYSVTPIQVLTPQYGPHGSGLVCLCLHRLKMLDIAWDLLQRCPTLAIGEPMLTLAGTRSAFLSGAPLTRWQKWIYNRFPGIRVLLSIEVLGWAPVTRK from the exons ATGGGACGTGCTACTGTTACCTGTAATGCAGTTGTTCCCGAACTTCTTAACCGACATAACTATGAACACTGGAGTTCTCGAGTCGGGACATACTTGGTGGCCAAAGACCTTTGGGATGTGGTCAAAGGGAAACGTCCTACACCAAGTACTGAAGCTGAAAACAAGGCGTGGATGAAGAAGAATGCCAAGGCTTTACATGCGATTAACAATTCGTGCGAGACTGAGATATTTCCTCTTATCAGTAAGATTGACACGGCCATGGAAGCAAGGAAGGTTTTGGAGAAAGAGTTCTTCAAGTCAGAAATAGAAGAAACAG CTGGCGAGAACAATGCCAACAACTTTGACCGCTATGCTCCGTTCTTCGATTACGTCATGCGTGATGATTGGGACAATGCAAAGGAGTGTCTCTTCGGACTTGAATCAGATGCCGGCAACGCATTAAGAGCAACAAGCCCATATTATCAAAGCACAGCTCTTCACGTAGCAGCATCGAATGGGCATGTGCATATTGTGAAAGAATTGGTGCAGCTAATGACACCGGAAGATTTGGAAATCAAAGACCGCATTGGTGCCACACCTTTGGGTGCCCTTGCCAAAACGTGCAAGGTCGAAAGAAAAGCGATCGAGATGGCAAAATACATAGTTGAAAAGAACTACAGATTAGTTTGGATCCCTGTTACTTTTAGTAATAGGATTCCAGTTGTGGAGGCTTGTTCTTGGAGCAAATGGGAATTGGGTCGATATCTCTATTCAGTCACTCCAATACAGGTTTTAACGCCACAGTACGGTCCCCATGGCTCTGGTCTTGTATGCTTATGTCTTCACCGTCTGAAAATGTTGG ATATTGCATGGGACTTGCTTCAACGTTGCCCAACCTTGGCCATAGGAGAACCCATGCTAACATTGGCGGGAACACGCTCAGCATTTTTAAGTGGAGCACCACTCACACGCTGGCAAAAATGGATTTACAACC GTTTTCCAGGGATCAGAGTGTTGCTATCAATTGAAGTGCTGGGATGGGCTCCTGTTACCAGGAAGTAA